A single genomic interval of Gemmatimonas aurantiaca harbors:
- a CDS encoding HNH endonuclease, whose translation MPFDLRLLKLGCLYTRPELATLWGYEDYHALARGVFTPRGAGTIVLFVTRRKQQGLTAYDDYINGDLLHWEGEQGHRNDRRIARAVENGESIHLFYRDVHHTPFRYHGQILLTRFTGRRDAPSKFKFELLHNMSAVDDLRVHRHELESLPTTEREQVTKARVGQGRFRERLLRFWRGCAITGVERADLVRASHIKPWRVSTNEERMDPFNGLLLLPQYDHLFDGGYISFDDDGRLLKSPVIEDISPAILGFEPRAKLRRITEEHRKFLEFHRSNLFIRRSA comes from the coding sequence ATGCCCTTCGATCTGAGGCTGCTGAAGTTGGGATGTCTCTACACGCGCCCTGAACTTGCGACGCTGTGGGGCTACGAAGACTATCATGCCCTCGCGAGGGGAGTATTCACTCCTCGCGGAGCGGGTACGATCGTTTTGTTCGTCACGCGTCGAAAGCAGCAAGGGCTCACGGCATACGACGACTATATCAATGGCGACCTTCTCCACTGGGAAGGCGAACAGGGGCATCGGAATGATCGTCGAATAGCGCGAGCAGTGGAGAACGGAGAGTCCATACATCTGTTCTATCGAGACGTCCACCACACTCCCTTTCGGTATCACGGGCAGATCCTGCTCACTCGTTTCACAGGGCGTCGTGATGCGCCAAGCAAGTTCAAGTTCGAGCTGCTGCACAACATGAGCGCAGTAGATGATCTACGCGTTCATCGGCACGAGTTGGAGAGTCTTCCCACGACGGAACGTGAGCAAGTGACGAAAGCGAGGGTGGGGCAAGGGAGGTTTCGCGAGAGGCTCCTCCGTTTCTGGAGAGGTTGTGCGATAACAGGCGTGGAGCGTGCCGATCTCGTTCGTGCTTCGCACATCAAGCCATGGAGGGTCAGCACGAACGAGGAGCGCATGGATCCATTCAATGGGTTATTGCTGCTACCTCAGTACGATCATCTCTTCGATGGAGGATACATATCGTTCGACGACGACGGCCGGCTCCTGAAGTCACCCGTCATCGAGGATATATCACCCGCGATACTGGGGTTCGAGCCTCGTGCGAAGCTGCGACGAATCACCGAGGAACACAGGAAGTTTCTCGAATTTCATCGCTCAAATTTGTTCATTCGACGAAGCGCCTGA